In Paenibacillus sp. FSL R7-0345, a single window of DNA contains:
- a CDS encoding ATP-binding protein — protein MSELKIPKRMTTALVNSLTAGVVPRIGLEHIAVGRRPEVEAILRDMENIADGGAAFKLITGKFGSGKSFLLQIIRNYAMDRDFVVADADLSPERRLVGTKGQGLATYRELMSHLSTRTRPDGGALEIMLQKWIMGLQQAVVQEKGLTADAPQLAEEVEQRIYSVASGMRGLVHGFDFAKVLASYWNGHKLAEDELKQDALRWLRGEFATRTEARKALGVGVIIDDDNWYDYMKLWAEFTGAIGYKGLLLFIDEGVNLYKITNSISRQSNYEKLLTMFNDTMQGKAERLGIFIGGTPQFVEDGRRGLFSYEALRSRLVAGRYGAAGLNNFTGPIIALEMLSHEEILVLLQKLRDIHALHYGYEARLTQEQLVHFMEEAVGRLGADELLTPREIVRDFMDLLHTLSQHPELSFEKLVGERTIKPDATGENDLDGLLAEFDL, from the coding sequence ATGAGTGAACTAAAAATACCAAAGCGGATGACCACGGCACTGGTCAATTCCCTGACTGCCGGAGTCGTGCCGCGGATCGGACTGGAGCATATCGCTGTCGGCCGCCGGCCGGAGGTGGAAGCGATTCTCCGGGATATGGAGAATATTGCAGACGGCGGCGCGGCCTTCAAGCTGATTACCGGTAAATTCGGCAGCGGCAAAAGCTTTTTACTCCAGATTATCCGCAACTATGCGATGGACCGTGACTTTGTGGTAGCGGATGCTGACCTGTCGCCGGAACGCAGGCTGGTGGGAACGAAAGGGCAAGGGCTGGCCACCTACCGGGAGCTGATGAGCCACCTGTCGACCCGTACCCGTCCGGACGGCGGCGCACTGGAGATCATGCTGCAGAAATGGATCATGGGCCTTCAGCAGGCTGTGGTGCAGGAAAAGGGGCTTACTGCGGATGCCCCGCAGCTGGCGGAAGAGGTGGAGCAGCGGATTTACAGTGTCGCTTCCGGGATGCGGGGCTTAGTGCACGGCTTTGATTTTGCCAAGGTGCTGGCTTCTTACTGGAACGGCCATAAGCTGGCCGAGGATGAGCTGAAGCAGGATGCGCTGCGCTGGCTGCGGGGCGAATTCGCCACCCGGACAGAGGCGCGCAAGGCGCTTGGGGTCGGTGTCATCATTGACGACGATAACTGGTACGATTATATGAAGCTCTGGGCGGAGTTCACCGGGGCGATCGGCTATAAGGGGCTGCTGCTGTTTATTGATGAAGGTGTGAATCTCTACAAAATCACCAACAGCATCTCCCGGCAGAGCAACTACGAGAAGCTGCTGACTATGTTCAATGACACGATGCAGGGCAAGGCGGAGCGCCTGGGAATCTTTATCGGGGGCACCCCGCAGTTCGTTGAAGACGGACGGCGCGGTCTGTTCAGCTATGAAGCGCTGCGTTCCCGGCTGGTGGCGGGGCGTTACGGTGCAGCGGGGCTGAATAATTTTACCGGGCCGATTATTGCGCTGGAGATGCTCTCTCATGAAGAAATTCTGGTGCTGCTGCAAAAGCTGAGGGATATTCATGCCCTGCACTACGGTTATGAAGCCAGACTGACCCAGGAGCAGCTGGTGCATTTCATGGAAGAAGCGGTGGGCAGGCTTGGGGCGGACGAGCTGCTGACCCCGCGTGAAATTGTGCGTGATTTCATGGATCTGCTGCATACGCTGAGCCAGCATCCTGAGCTGTCCTTTGAGAAGCTGGTCGGTGAGCGGACGATTAAACCGGATGCAACCGGTGAGAATGATCTGGACGGCCTGCTGGCGGAGTTTGACCTATGA
- a CDS encoding TerB N-terminal domain-containing protein translates to MARDREGLHFSELVWESTEQDMAVPPRESGHSPSKEHSSVKKKTDKSGQAGGTAPQQLQLWDLEQGSPPASAELAVQKADQPKEWNVPPKEPRMKSAPPLPRTAAAASPAKKETESEFVQQAAELEDMTADEAKLVPFKSYWPTYSHMTAEQSRWYFYWRNEVRQGRYPKTDLSYIFLHVYELINGIGWRDPGDGYRQLGLIWEAYRTQYKRLDQYLGSWMADFSFVHKLDVPLSLIVARTRGLSGDLAEIELLRCLTSAPEQLTFEVLTVMSDYDISKSKFYAGEGKEAAERYIPQVVALIDAYVAKKHGARLIEKFPPGPPVMRERYLFRSAVYDISRYGYSVLVPVVRISKLLPLRSLITRLFRLTENKLRELTGFRGRLKDIRIDPDMDELITKYLQREFRKAEQEAKGPAVVIDRAKLEQLQSDSEVVRSLLTVEAYEEPLVDQEQRPEPQQEIKQDAEPAQEQRLEHKQKPSQDFGQQPKESAEAPGTADVPVPSAGIPSEWMELSAELLPLHREVLLSLAEDNGPAQVDRIAAAAGTMPELLYDEINEHAVNILGDLLIDGGELAEEWKPMLHLLMR, encoded by the coding sequence ATGGCGAGAGACAGGGAGGGCCTGCATTTTTCGGAGCTGGTCTGGGAGAGTACAGAACAGGATATGGCGGTTCCTCCGCGGGAATCCGGACACAGCCCGTCTAAAGAGCATAGCTCTGTGAAAAAAAAGACGGACAAAAGCGGACAGGCTGGCGGAACTGCTCCTCAGCAGCTGCAGCTATGGGATTTGGAGCAGGGAAGCCCGCCCGCTTCAGCAGAATTGGCTGTGCAGAAGGCGGATCAGCCGAAAGAGTGGAATGTGCCGCCAAAAGAACCCCGCATGAAGTCTGCCCCGCCGCTGCCGCGTACTGCCGCTGCCGCTTCCCCCGCCAAGAAGGAGACGGAAAGCGAATTTGTGCAGCAGGCGGCTGAGCTGGAGGATATGACTGCAGATGAAGCGAAGCTTGTTCCGTTCAAAAGCTACTGGCCAACCTACAGCCATATGACCGCCGAACAGAGCCGCTGGTACTTCTACTGGCGGAATGAAGTAAGACAGGGACGGTACCCCAAAACGGATCTGTCTTACATTTTTCTGCATGTATATGAGCTGATTAACGGTATCGGATGGCGTGACCCTGGTGACGGTTACCGGCAGCTTGGGCTGATCTGGGAAGCTTACCGGACTCAGTATAAACGGCTGGACCAGTATCTCGGCAGCTGGATGGCAGATTTCTCCTTTGTTCATAAACTGGATGTTCCGCTTTCACTGATCGTTGCCCGCACACGCGGATTGTCCGGCGATCTGGCAGAGATCGAACTGCTTCGCTGTCTCACCTCCGCCCCGGAGCAGCTGACCTTTGAGGTCCTGACTGTGATGTCCGATTATGATATCAGCAAGTCCAAGTTCTATGCCGGTGAAGGAAAGGAAGCGGCTGAACGCTACATACCGCAGGTGGTAGCCTTAATCGACGCTTATGTCGCGAAAAAGCACGGGGCGCGGCTGATTGAAAAATTCCCTCCGGGCCCTCCCGTCATGCGGGAGCGCTACCTGTTCCGCAGTGCTGTGTATGATATATCACGATACGGCTATTCTGTACTTGTACCTGTCGTACGGATCAGCAAGCTGCTGCCGCTGCGCAGCCTGATTACCCGCCTGTTCCGGCTGACCGAGAACAAGCTGCGGGAGCTGACGGGCTTCCGCGGCCGGCTGAAGGATATCCGGATTGACCCGGACATGGACGAGCTGATCACCAAATATCTGCAGCGGGAATTCCGCAAAGCAGAGCAGGAGGCCAAAGGTCCGGCGGTTGTGATCGACAGGGCGAAGCTGGAGCAGCTGCAGAGCGATTCCGAGGTTGTCCGCAGTCTGCTGACGGTTGAGGCTTATGAGGAGCCGTTGGTGGATCAGGAACAAAGGCCAGAACCGCAGCAGGAGATAAAGCAGGATGCCGAGCCGGCACAGGAGCAAAGGCTGGAGCATAAGCAAAAGCCGTCACAGGATTTCGGGCAGCAGCCTAAGGAGAGCGCTGAAGCTCCTGGGACAGCTGATGTTCCTGTTCCCTCTGCCGGTATTCCTTCAGAATGGATGGAGCTAAGCGCAGAATTGCTTCCATTGCACCGGGAAGTACTGCTGTCACTGGCTGAGGATAACGGACCTGCACAGGTTGATAGGATTGCAGCAGCTGCCGGGACGATGCCGGAGCTTTTATATGATGAAATTAATGAGCATGCGGTGAACATACTCGGTGACCTGCTGATCGACGGCGGGGAGCTGGCTGAAGAATGGAAGCCAATGCTGCATTTATTAATGAGGTGA
- a CDS encoding MFS transporter, which yields MSQMTLLRNPKQRKLLLSAGLSWMFDAMDVGMVSFVVAALAKEWSLGPEKIGLLTSINSVGMAVGAAAAGILADRFGRKSVLLWTLLIFSAASGLSAFATGFAVLCALRFVAGFGLGGELPVASTLVSESMPAAERGRAVVLLESFWAVGWIASALIAFFIIPDYGWRIAFAIGAVPALYALYLRKAIDDSPRFKEMKKQKPVPLGKRIAAVWSPEYRRSTIMLWVLWFTVVFSYYGMFLWLPTVMVLKGFSLVKSFEYVLIMTLAQLPGYFTAAYFIEKFGRKFVLVIYLLLTAVSAAWFGNATTEGMLMAAGICLSFFNLGAWGGMYAYSPELYPTAVRSTGVGLATSFGRIGGILAPLLVGVLVGKDISISTIFMLFFVTIVIGALAVLLLGKETKGTELT from the coding sequence ATGAGTCAAATGACGCTGCTGCGCAACCCTAAGCAGCGCAAGCTGCTGCTGAGCGCAGGCTTAAGCTGGATGTTCGACGCAATGGATGTCGGGATGGTTTCCTTTGTCGTTGCGGCGCTGGCTAAAGAATGGTCGCTGGGTCCGGAAAAGATCGGACTTCTGACCAGTATAAACTCAGTGGGAATGGCAGTAGGTGCTGCTGCGGCCGGTATTCTGGCCGACCGGTTCGGCCGCAAGTCGGTACTGCTGTGGACCCTGCTGATCTTCTCGGCAGCAAGCGGATTATCGGCATTTGCTACAGGGTTTGCGGTACTGTGCGCCCTGCGTTTTGTAGCCGGCTTCGGGCTTGGCGGTGAATTGCCGGTCGCTTCGACGCTGGTGTCTGAGAGCATGCCTGCAGCAGAAAGAGGACGGGCTGTCGTCCTGCTGGAGAGCTTTTGGGCGGTAGGCTGGATTGCCTCGGCTTTAATTGCATTTTTCATTATTCCGGACTACGGCTGGCGGATCGCGTTTGCCATCGGTGCTGTTCCGGCGCTGTATGCCCTGTACTTGCGCAAGGCAATTGATGATTCCCCGCGGTTTAAGGAGATGAAGAAGCAAAAGCCTGTGCCGCTCGGCAAGCGGATTGCGGCGGTCTGGTCACCGGAATACCGCCGTTCAACCATTATGCTGTGGGTCCTCTGGTTTACTGTCGTATTCTCTTATTATGGAATGTTCCTGTGGCTTCCTACGGTAATGGTGCTGAAGGGCTTCAGCCTGGTCAAGAGCTTCGAATATGTACTGATTATGACGCTGGCCCAGCTGCCAGGATACTTCACGGCCGCCTACTTTATTGAGAAGTTCGGCCGTAAGTTCGTGCTGGTTATCTATCTGCTGCTGACCGCTGTCAGTGCCGCCTGGTTCGGTAACGCTACTACGGAAGGAATGCTGATGGCTGCCGGCATCTGCCTGTCCTTCTTCAATCTGGGTGCTTGGGGCGGCATGTACGCTTATAGTCCTGAGCTCTACCCGACAGCGGTCCGTTCGACCGGTGTGGGTCTGGCCACCTCCTTCGGGCGAATCGGCGGTATTCTGGCGCCGCTTCTGGTCGGAGTGCTTGTAGGGAAGGATATAAGCATCAGCACGATCTTCATGCTGTTCTTCGTAACGATTGTCATCGGGGCACTAGCCGTGCTGCTGCTTGGCAAAGAAACAAAGGGAACGGAACTGACTTAA
- a CDS encoding DUF1836 domain-containing protein: MQAFTLSRKEMSALLLSLTEKSEREPLHILQEAWAKFHQEEVRKGRSLTAFLSTDIPPVLQKIIKGNKINGLSLADIAALGKLIEYSTLSATAMQNWVKRDFKEYLGSPRLGRKYSVNQAALLFIIDDLKASLDFESIRQLFRILFLQPERDDDDLVQPVELYYGYAELFEDIKRSPALQAQGIAERSAGNSYSWKTDSTLRGAMEKMMDRLTHLNWSEKDAVRNMLMIAAISVQTCYFQALARQYCNAALFLDF, encoded by the coding sequence ATGCAAGCTTTCACATTAAGCCGTAAGGAAATGTCTGCTCTCCTGCTGTCCCTGACGGAAAAAAGTGAACGGGAGCCGCTGCACATCCTGCAGGAAGCCTGGGCCAAATTCCATCAGGAGGAAGTGCGGAAGGGAAGGTCACTCACAGCTTTTTTGTCCACAGATATCCCGCCGGTTCTGCAAAAAATCATTAAAGGCAACAAAATAAACGGACTCTCGCTCGCGGATATTGCCGCCCTGGGCAAGCTGATTGAATATTCCACACTGTCGGCTACGGCCATGCAGAACTGGGTCAAACGCGATTTCAAGGAATATCTCGGCTCGCCCAGGCTGGGCAGGAAATACTCGGTTAATCAGGCAGCGCTTCTATTTATAATAGATGATTTAAAGGCCTCGCTCGATTTCGAAAGCATCCGCCAGCTCTTCCGTATTCTGTTCCTGCAGCCTGAACGGGATGACGATGATCTGGTGCAGCCGGTGGAGCTGTACTACGGTTATGCGGAACTGTTCGAGGACATCAAGCGCAGCCCCGCCCTGCAGGCGCAGGGAATAGCCGAGCGCAGCGCCGGCAACAGTTATTCCTGGAAAACGGATAGTACCCTGAGAGGTGCGATGGAAAAAATGATGGACAGGCTGACTCACCTTAATTGGTCAGAGAAGGATGCGGTTCGCAACATGCTGATGATCGCGGCCATTTCCGTGCAGACCTGTTATTTTCAGGCGCTGGCAAGACAATACTGTAATGCCGCTTTATTCCTTGATTTTTGA